A single genomic interval of uncultured Pseudodesulfovibrio sp. harbors:
- a CDS encoding SEC-C metal-binding domain-containing protein yields MKKKVGRNDPCPCGSGKKFKYCHGAGSPFLRKKAMKAEIEKMSQQAEALEQQRGQQQGQGKRIVSTEGAGHRFVAVGSELMASSNWKSFHDFLYEYPRFVFDEDWAKSELAKPIDARHPILQWYEMTLKHHKSYGEGDGSVQPVPMIGANAAYMHLSYNLYLLAHNVELQRRLVNRLMNMDQFHGAYYETSVFGALIKAGFSIELEDESDGSSSHCECVATYKLSGEKYTVEAKARGVEGLLGKGPHQGSPADGEVKIFNKLRDALGKESDYNRIVFIDTNVPHTKDGLDWEPWMEKVLADLRNFEGTMLVWGEEAPPAYVFITNYPYHHEPDRDDYRIAMMAEGFKIPDFKVGGTFYNLRDAVIARDKHKDMYDLAESMVNVEIPSTFDGELPEFAFKMIDVPRLIIGRKYLVPNPDGEEEPGELESAAVLENEKMVYGTYHLESGRRIICSCPISDVELEAYRKAPDTFFGAVHPVTKKSESPVDLYDFFHSTAKDMTKEKMLDHLAKHPRIEEFQSMGQQSLAFEYALVYAESAWIQSRKSLAARKMQ; encoded by the coding sequence ATGAAAAAGAAAGTCGGTAGAAATGATCCATGCCCTTGCGGTAGTGGCAAGAAATTTAAGTACTGTCATGGTGCCGGAAGTCCTTTCCTTCGCAAAAAAGCTATGAAGGCAGAAATTGAGAAGATGAGTCAGCAGGCTGAGGCTCTTGAACAACAGCGAGGTCAACAGCAAGGCCAGGGGAAGCGGATAGTTTCTACAGAGGGGGCAGGACATAGATTTGTAGCTGTTGGTAGTGAGTTAATGGCCTCCAGTAATTGGAAGTCTTTTCATGATTTTCTCTACGAGTATCCCCGTTTTGTATTTGATGAGGATTGGGCAAAGTCTGAACTTGCAAAGCCTATTGATGCGCGACACCCGATACTTCAATGGTATGAAATGACGCTCAAGCATCATAAATCCTATGGGGAGGGGGACGGGAGTGTGCAGCCTGTGCCTATGATTGGCGCTAACGCCGCCTATATGCACCTCTCTTACAATCTGTATCTTTTAGCTCATAACGTAGAATTACAGCGCCGACTTGTTAATCGTTTGATGAATATGGATCAGTTTCACGGAGCGTATTATGAAACATCCGTGTTTGGCGCTCTTATAAAAGCAGGATTCTCCATTGAATTAGAAGATGAGTCAGATGGTAGTTCGAGCCATTGCGAATGTGTCGCGACTTATAAGTTGTCGGGGGAGAAGTATACGGTTGAGGCGAAAGCTAGAGGGGTTGAAGGGCTACTAGGTAAGGGGCCGCACCAAGGTTCCCCCGCAGATGGAGAGGTAAAAATATTTAATAAGTTACGGGACGCCCTTGGTAAAGAGAGCGACTATAACCGGATTGTTTTCATAGACACGAATGTACCGCACACAAAGGATGGTTTGGATTGGGAGCCTTGGATGGAGAAAGTTTTGGCTGACCTTCGGAATTTTGAGGGCACTATGCTTGTGTGGGGTGAAGAGGCCCCTCCTGCCTATGTGTTCATCACAAATTACCCTTATCATCATGAACCGGACCGAGATGATTACCGTATTGCTATGATGGCCGAAGGCTTTAAGATACCGGATTTTAAAGTCGGTGGAACTTTCTATAATCTAAGGGATGCAGTCATAGCTAGGGATAAACATAAAGATATGTATGATCTTGCTGAAAGCATGGTGAATGTGGAAATACCCTCTACATTCGATGGGGAATTGCCTGAGTTTGCTTTCAAAATGATAGATGTGCCCCGGTTGATAATTGGGCGGAAGTATTTGGTGCCTAATCCAGACGGTGAGGAAGAACCCGGCGAGTTAGAGAGTGCTGCCGTATTGGAAAATGAAAAAATGGTGTATGGAACCTATCATCTTGAAAGTGGGCGAAGGATTATTTGCTCATGCCCAATCAGTGATGTTGAGCTAGAGGCATACCGGAAGGCTCCTGATACATTTTTTGGAGCAGTTCATCCGGTGACAAAGAAATCGGAGAGCCCTGTGGACCTTTATGATTTCTTTCATTCGACAGCAAAGGATATGACCAAAGAAAAAATGTTGGATCATCTGGCAAAGCATCCCCGGATCGAAGAGTTCCAGAGCATGGGGCAACAAAGCTTGGCCTTTGAATATGCGCTCGTATATGCTGAGAGTGCATGGATACAGTCTCGCAAGTCATTGGCAGCCCGAAAAATGCAGTGA
- a CDS encoding helix-turn-helix domain-containing protein has translation MMCFKEEKGAAPVAKQNAAPDTSPSQCDEEVSPDSSSKVKQKQVLDANLAWVHMFKTIFESGDVARMKPNAFTVLMCLKSYSNWKSGTAFPEVKTIVADTGICKNTVMKALQDLVAMGYVLKTRRGRKNFYLVKEKIPLYAPCCVEIKGKKRQPHAMADFLYSSQDFMRCYSDIKSILTSGKVPPDGKVRVENLNVNVNIQVVKEGAVGVQINIPSGYPGKWSTQDLENVLGKSSADFLNSTLGRLVSMEFQKRENSNG, from the coding sequence ATGATGTGCTTCAAAGAAGAAAAAGGAGCTGCCCCTGTCGCCAAACAAAATGCAGCTCCCGACACTTCTCCGTCTCAATGTGATGAAGAGGTGTCTCCTGACAGTTCCTCAAAAGTAAAGCAAAAGCAAGTTCTTGATGCCAACCTGGCCTGGGTTCATATGTTCAAGACCATATTTGAAAGCGGTGATGTCGCTCGGATGAAGCCGAATGCTTTCACGGTCCTGATGTGCTTAAAATCGTATTCGAATTGGAAAAGCGGGACAGCGTTCCCTGAGGTCAAAACAATCGTAGCGGATACTGGTATTTGCAAGAATACAGTAATGAAAGCCTTACAGGATTTGGTTGCAATGGGGTACGTGTTGAAGACGCGGCGCGGTAGGAAGAATTTCTATTTAGTGAAAGAAAAAATTCCATTGTATGCGCCGTGTTGTGTGGAGATAAAAGGGAAAAAGCGGCAGCCTCACGCAATGGCTGACTTTTTATACTCTTCTCAAGATTTTATGCGCTGTTACTCGGATATAAAATCAATACTGACCTCCGGTAAGGTGCCGCCTGATGGAAAAGTTCGCGTGGAAAACTTGAATGTGAACGTAAATATCCAAGTCGTAAAAGAAGGTGCTGTCGGAGTTCAAATAAATATCCCATCAGGCTATCCAGGTAAATGGTCAACTCAAGATTTGGAAAATGTGTTGGGGAAATCTTCGGCTGATTTTTTAAATTCAACTCTTGGAAGATTGGTCTCAATGGAATTTCAGAAGAGAGAAAATTCGAATGGTTAA
- a CDS encoding Y-family DNA polymerase produces the protein MIKSYALIDCNNFYASCERAFRPDLRNRPVVVLSNNDGCIIARSNEAKELGIEMGTPYFKSKTRLERNGVAVFSSNYALYGDLSARVMRVLTRFCPEVEVYSIDEAFADLTGIQGGAEPFARRLRATVEQWTGIPVSIGIGPTKTLAKLTNRFAKKQPRSRGVFDLNTSPDPDRVLRWTEIGDVWGIGPRHAKRLRKLGVNNALEFRALKQNWVKEKMTVTGLHTLLELRGFPCHDFTSSPVSKKTIVSSRSFGHPVTRLDDLMEATAQYATRAAEKLRRQQSVTSNISVSLETNRFKRDLLQYANTISIPLPVSTAHTPSIIKAAQSGIKRIYRKDYEFKKCGVMLSGLEPANRRWLSLLDLPPDTHDRNAPIMKALDTCNARWGQDTIKFAASGINGSWRMRRELRSQRYTTAWEELLEVTA, from the coding sequence ATGATCAAAAGCTACGCCCTGATCGATTGCAACAACTTTTACGCTTCCTGCGAAAGAGCTTTCCGCCCCGATCTCAGAAACCGCCCTGTCGTCGTATTGTCGAACAATGACGGCTGCATCATTGCCCGTTCCAATGAAGCAAAGGAGTTGGGGATTGAAATGGGGACACCTTACTTCAAAAGCAAGACCCGGCTTGAACGAAACGGCGTAGCGGTCTTCTCCTCGAACTATGCCCTCTACGGCGATCTTTCGGCGCGGGTCATGCGAGTACTCACACGCTTTTGCCCGGAAGTGGAAGTCTACTCCATTGACGAAGCGTTTGCCGACCTGACCGGCATACAAGGCGGGGCCGAGCCATTTGCCCGACGACTGCGGGCGACGGTAGAACAGTGGACAGGAATTCCGGTTTCCATCGGCATCGGACCGACGAAAACTTTGGCAAAACTCACCAACAGATTCGCCAAGAAACAACCGCGCAGCCGGGGCGTTTTCGATTTGAACACCAGTCCGGACCCGGACCGCGTTTTGCGCTGGACCGAAATAGGCGATGTATGGGGTATCGGCCCTCGCCATGCCAAGCGGTTACGCAAACTCGGGGTAAACAACGCGCTTGAATTCCGTGCACTGAAACAAAACTGGGTCAAAGAAAAAATGACCGTCACCGGACTGCATACACTACTGGAACTAAGAGGCTTCCCCTGTCATGATTTCACAAGCAGCCCCGTATCCAAGAAAACCATTGTCTCATCACGGTCCTTCGGTCATCCGGTCACACGGCTGGACGATCTCATGGAAGCGACAGCCCAGTATGCGACCCGTGCCGCCGAAAAACTCCGCAGGCAACAATCCGTCACATCGAACATATCCGTCTCCCTCGAGACCAACAGATTCAAACGGGACCTCCTGCAATACGCCAACACCATCTCCATCCCCCTGCCCGTTTCCACCGCACACACGCCCTCGATAATCAAAGCGGCCCAGTCAGGAATAAAGCGCATTTACCGAAAGGACTACGAATTCAAAAAATGCGGAGTCATGCTTTCAGGACTGGAACCGGCAAACAGACGATGGCTCAGCCTGCTCGACCTGCCGCCGGACACACATGACCGAAACGCCCCCATCATGAAAGCATTGGACACCTGCAACGCCCGATGGGGACAGGACACCATCAAGTTCGCCGCATCCGGCATCAACGGAAGCTGGCGCATGCGCCGGGAATTACGCTCCCAACGCTACACCACCGCATGGGAGGAACTGCTGGAAGTCACGGCATAA
- a CDS encoding type IV secretion system protein encodes MNILRLAANAINTVCDVVLGTLYLAGKTVHTAWSLLKAIWIVGLITKFASLSLSAALVVGTLSLSATPARAMTVSDPTSYTYYAEQLKQMTQQIETLSENVTQVKNVLSMTQEVRDQMQGVYGMAKGVLEDFENVSKRLKDEPMSILEYLQKYLPKDQQDQFTAPDGAADINKALDEIFKDPRTKDFYIFDEEPKRRAVRQEALRNAITEAEAAIEQIDPRLKTIESLAKQIDSKENENLKSSQDLTSSILVEMLTALREIQTLLSRYTTASMMLQYTGHDEELARKEIEAKRPASRTAAYIKKWNKGATVLEYLK; translated from the coding sequence ATGAACATATTGAGGCTGGCAGCAAATGCCATAAATACCGTCTGTGACGTGGTGCTGGGTACTCTCTACTTGGCTGGTAAGACGGTTCACACGGCTTGGAGCCTTTTGAAGGCGATATGGATTGTGGGGCTTATTACCAAGTTTGCGTCTTTGAGCCTGAGCGCGGCGTTGGTGGTAGGCACTCTTTCCCTGTCGGCAACACCGGCCAGAGCAATGACAGTCTCTGATCCGACGTCCTACACCTACTACGCTGAGCAGCTGAAGCAGATGACTCAGCAGATCGAGACGCTTTCGGAAAACGTGACTCAGGTGAAGAACGTTTTGAGCATGACTCAGGAGGTTCGAGATCAGATGCAGGGTGTCTACGGTATGGCCAAAGGCGTTCTGGAGGATTTTGAGAACGTGAGTAAGCGTCTCAAAGACGAGCCGATGAGCATCCTGGAGTACTTGCAGAAGTATCTGCCCAAAGATCAGCAGGATCAGTTTACAGCACCTGATGGTGCCGCCGACATCAACAAAGCTCTGGACGAAATCTTCAAAGATCCTCGGACGAAGGATTTCTATATTTTCGACGAAGAACCAAAACGCAGAGCCGTGCGTCAGGAAGCCTTGCGCAATGCAATTACAGAGGCTGAAGCGGCAATTGAGCAGATTGATCCCCGTTTAAAGACGATTGAAAGCCTTGCCAAGCAGATCGACTCAAAAGAGAACGAAAACCTCAAGTCGTCTCAGGATCTGACAAGCTCAATCTTGGTTGAGATGCTTACTGCCCTGCGTGAGATTCAAACTTTGCTCTCTCGCTACACCACGGCTTCTATGATGCTGCAATACACTGGGCATGATGAAGAACTTGCCCGAAAGGAAATAGAGGCGAAGAGGCCTGCAAGTCGCACGGCAGCTTATATTAAAAAATGGAATAAAGGGGCAACAGTCCTAGAATACTTAAAATAG
- a CDS encoding DUF4852 domain-containing protein, with protein sequence MKNTIQAIALTVCALIISSGFAHGADWHRLAYSKKMGAEVFADQAGGSWCKDAVSVKVNLDDNSPLLKGGIEGFLIKVGTVITNDCSSATSARFDVFKNGGTTPMSSYTGTSSNGWTVTPLETKGKALDEIAVTPPKEAPAPSIKEESIKPVQAEYLNLIQGVMPSSQSVLSNPDAIFDYLKLKHCKEYSSAKSNEIKLAKLGKSYTQEATAFLDKPSPEYITLSIRSKVGKYNLQKKAFPFQPLKEDATFSFDRPSSWRCPSNQTFPKKITLKINGGEFIQELPMSPDEAESLLKTLSYREVLITATLKIFRWDQYAGGNDDAVVHTILHSAKIINKRTGKAFYEFPHSWLGAKIEKKQAALMEAEKARQQQLEEEKTRKAQEAAARADRIERGVEPLVVNGNVALAHFNYLSSPTDTHMVNGIDVRRPLAIEVSATYNKRNNSVALGNTERQLQYQYKADNGERVNIVIQNWKEFVKQNVPQDVLAQIKKKPQDILTLVNTRAGFMATPVGYKNDPWKGGKGVVVYVSETAYAVKVERPFQKSNWINWSVKANSSKQKYVQKQDTRTARELDVAGLHGGMEIGDVQDILEDKLQLETRYNESTKVLKSPEELFVSDFFNKDTITSGLRYFEGKFVQTGKSLMGLGSPVYSLKQATLKQTASIEEREAIIEGLVKKFGEPDLSVSRSDCVAFTWGKRITDDRSNIPTGKNLQLPVSAVEAQIYSNGKEVLTVLTLTDELYLKKTKITTKTVY encoded by the coding sequence ATGAAAAACACAATACAGGCTATAGCACTCACAGTCTGCGCACTGATCATTTCTAGTGGCTTTGCGCATGGCGCTGACTGGCATCGCCTCGCGTATTCCAAAAAGATGGGTGCCGAGGTCTTTGCAGATCAGGCAGGCGGAAGTTGGTGCAAAGATGCCGTTTCCGTCAAAGTTAACTTGGATGACAACAGCCCCCTTCTGAAGGGCGGCATTGAAGGCTTTTTGATAAAGGTTGGGACCGTCATCACCAATGATTGTTCTTCTGCAACATCAGCTCGTTTTGATGTATTTAAAAATGGTGGAACAACTCCCATGTCCAGCTACACAGGAACCTCCAGCAATGGATGGACGGTTACTCCTCTTGAAACTAAGGGGAAAGCACTGGACGAAATAGCCGTAACGCCCCCTAAAGAGGCTCCGGCCCCTTCTATTAAAGAAGAAAGCATTAAACCTGTACAAGCTGAGTACCTCAATCTGATTCAAGGGGTCATGCCGAGCTCGCAGAGTGTCCTTTCCAACCCGGATGCCATCTTCGATTATTTGAAGCTCAAGCACTGTAAAGAATATTCAAGTGCCAAAAGCAATGAAATCAAATTGGCCAAACTGGGAAAAAGCTACACGCAGGAAGCCACTGCCTTTCTGGATAAACCTTCTCCAGAATACATAACTCTTTCCATTCGTAGCAAAGTAGGAAAATACAATCTTCAAAAAAAAGCCTTCCCCTTTCAGCCGCTGAAAGAAGATGCGACATTTAGCTTTGATAGACCTAGCAGTTGGAGATGCCCATCAAACCAGACATTCCCCAAAAAAATCACTCTTAAAATCAATGGCGGCGAGTTCATTCAAGAATTGCCTATGTCCCCGGATGAAGCAGAATCACTGCTGAAGACCCTGAGCTATCGAGAAGTGCTGATTACAGCCACTCTCAAGATATTCCGGTGGGATCAGTACGCAGGAGGGAATGACGATGCAGTCGTTCATACCATTTTACACTCTGCAAAAATCATCAATAAACGCACGGGGAAAGCTTTTTACGAATTCCCGCACTCTTGGCTAGGTGCTAAAATCGAAAAAAAGCAAGCGGCGTTAATGGAAGCAGAAAAGGCACGCCAACAGCAACTTGAAGAAGAAAAGACCAGAAAGGCACAAGAAGCTGCAGCACGTGCTGATCGCATAGAAAGAGGAGTTGAACCTCTTGTGGTGAATGGAAACGTGGCACTTGCGCACTTCAACTACCTTTCCTCTCCTACAGACACACATATGGTTAATGGCATCGACGTACGGAGACCATTAGCCATAGAAGTTTCAGCCACTTACAACAAAAGAAACAACTCTGTGGCACTAGGAAATACCGAAAGACAACTCCAATACCAATACAAAGCCGACAACGGCGAACGAGTCAACATTGTCATTCAAAACTGGAAAGAGTTTGTAAAGCAAAACGTACCGCAAGATGTACTCGCTCAAATCAAAAAGAAACCTCAGGACATACTAACGCTTGTCAATACCAGAGCGGGCTTTATGGCAACCCCTGTTGGTTACAAGAACGATCCGTGGAAAGGCGGTAAAGGCGTTGTGGTATATGTTTCTGAAACCGCATACGCGGTGAAAGTTGAAAGACCATTTCAGAAAAGTAATTGGATTAATTGGTCTGTCAAAGCCAATAGTTCAAAACAGAAATACGTTCAAAAACAAGACACAAGAACCGCCAGAGAGCTTGATGTCGCTGGACTCCATGGCGGCATGGAAATTGGAGATGTTCAGGATATTCTTGAAGACAAACTTCAGTTGGAAACAAGGTACAACGAAAGCACCAAAGTTCTTAAATCCCCTGAAGAACTCTTCGTGTCCGACTTCTTCAACAAAGACACTATCACTTCAGGATTGCGCTATTTTGAAGGAAAATTTGTACAAACAGGAAAGTCACTCATGGGACTCGGCTCTCCAGTGTATTCCTTGAAGCAAGCCACACTCAAACAAACCGCCTCAATTGAAGAAAGAGAGGCGATTATTGAAGGCTTGGTCAAAAAATTTGGCGAGCCTGATTTAAGCGTAAGCAGGAGCGACTGTGTTGCCTTTACATGGGGCAAACGGATAACTGATGACAGGTCAAACATACCTACCGGAAAAAACTTGCAGTTGCCTGTCTCTGCTGTGGAAGCTCAGATTTACTCCAACGGCAAAGAAGTCCTTACTGTTCTCACTTTGACAGATGAGTTGTATCTAAAAAAGACAAAGATCACGACAAAAACGGTATATTAA
- a CDS encoding nuclease-related domain-containing protein has translation MKLFRAIILSGVCLFWITTALAANHHLAYSKKLGADIYILSDQLNWCQRLVKVEIRLAPNSPLAVQGIGPFFKNKIGPILDAECPQIELAVISVTNTGTGEKVVMAKASKDAGWLAQIDDQKSPYHQVGIGILIALGIILLMYLRLKKKGKKPYAPEHMPTKNLDHQNEKAGTRSPLAADYEKKSGRYVPKTKIKRVYHPKTALVVTPRYQQRINAIPKQNSIDNGGTTSAGLRGEAEVLEVVKSIGGGIVYWGLGLSINEKKCEFDILVVTQHGLLHVEVKNLYGHWRPVASSNGNASQWKRDSDDTVIHSPIRQADRARRLLGDTAKQICYDMLPVHSVVVVTNKNFEFCGTEDECVALMRTEEFDRYYSDFVYGYGSNIAATSKPRLSRLISFISKYKQYPVFCDLATINKEQASNKLHGVQSEKEYIGFLNHQIRNVWKCDRPDIDKPWIWFGSTEDMAPK, from the coding sequence ATGAAACTATTTCGTGCAATCATCCTATCTGGTGTTTGCCTTTTTTGGATAACTACGGCGCTGGCCGCCAATCATCATCTGGCTTACTCAAAAAAGCTCGGTGCTGACATCTATATCCTGTCAGATCAACTCAATTGGTGCCAGCGCTTGGTCAAAGTAGAAATCCGGCTTGCTCCCAATAGTCCGTTGGCAGTTCAAGGGATTGGACCATTCTTTAAAAACAAAATCGGCCCCATCTTGGATGCTGAATGTCCACAAATAGAACTCGCTGTCATTTCGGTGACGAATACGGGAACAGGTGAAAAAGTTGTAATGGCAAAGGCAAGCAAAGATGCTGGGTGGCTTGCTCAAATTGACGATCAAAAATCCCCCTACCATCAAGTCGGAATCGGGATACTCATAGCGCTCGGGATCATTCTGCTGATGTACTTGCGACTAAAAAAGAAAGGCAAGAAACCCTATGCCCCTGAGCATATGCCGACGAAAAATCTTGACCACCAAAACGAAAAAGCAGGAACAAGGTCTCCCCTCGCAGCAGATTATGAGAAAAAATCAGGCCGATATGTTCCCAAGACCAAAATCAAAAGAGTCTATCATCCTAAAACAGCCCTAGTTGTTACCCCTAGGTATCAACAGCGCATAAACGCCATTCCAAAACAAAATTCCATCGACAATGGAGGAACGACAAGCGCAGGATTGCGAGGAGAAGCTGAAGTTCTCGAAGTTGTAAAAAGTATTGGGGGAGGCATCGTATACTGGGGATTAGGACTAAGCATCAATGAAAAGAAATGTGAGTTTGACATTCTAGTTGTCACCCAGCATGGCTTGCTCCATGTTGAAGTCAAAAACCTATACGGCCATTGGCGGCCTGTTGCTAGCAGCAATGGCAACGCCTCACAATGGAAGAGAGATAGCGACGACACGGTGATACACAGTCCGATAAGACAGGCAGATCGAGCACGTCGGCTGCTTGGCGATACAGCAAAGCAGATTTGTTATGACATGCTTCCGGTACACAGTGTCGTTGTTGTTACCAATAAAAATTTTGAATTCTGCGGAACAGAGGACGAATGCGTTGCATTGATGAGGACTGAAGAATTTGACAGATATTATTCCGACTTCGTATATGGATACGGTTCAAATATAGCTGCGACATCAAAGCCGAGGCTATCTCGATTGATTTCATTCATTTCAAAATACAAGCAGTATCCAGTCTTTTGTGACTTGGCGACGATTAACAAAGAACAAGCAAGCAATAAGCTTCATGGGGTTCAATCAGAAAAAGAATATATTGGCTTCCTCAACCACCAAATCAGAAATGTTTGGAAATGCGACAGGCCAGATATTGATAAGCCTTGGATTTGGTTTGGAAGCACAGAGGATATGGCACCGAAGTAG
- a CDS encoding glycine zipper domain-containing protein — MPTHKRFAVRTCIFLLIFSMLLAGCQATKKETGTAVGAVLGGTVGLFFGKGAGKAIAIGIGALAGGFIGNQIGGYLDEQDRLAVERESAKALSQSKDGETVKWENPDTKAKAEIKIEKTETIEREVPIVRRKEVEKPGKLTLIGEAYEILTDSNVRLGPSMDYDVAKVLKKGSVVLAVGQVKGKNWILVNQNRQAIGYIHASLIGKEGTLEKQKVAAKEPAVMTPAHDLDALSEDLQTAKAVRPAVDLDEMVASYPDDETTEDLIAERVEVEAPARTVTMKVSTPKGEEEKTVVASKGTDGAWEIL, encoded by the coding sequence GTGCCTACTCACAAACGGTTTGCTGTCCGAACTTGTATTTTTCTTCTTATTTTTTCCATGCTCTTAGCTGGCTGTCAGGCCACAAAAAAAGAAACCGGCACGGCTGTCGGAGCCGTCCTTGGCGGTACTGTTGGCCTCTTCTTCGGCAAAGGAGCAGGTAAAGCTATTGCTATTGGCATTGGCGCCCTTGCAGGTGGCTTTATTGGCAACCAAATCGGTGGGTATCTCGATGAACAAGATCGTCTTGCGGTGGAGCGAGAGTCTGCAAAAGCCCTTTCACAATCTAAAGACGGCGAGACCGTGAAGTGGGAAAACCCGGACACCAAAGCAAAAGCTGAAATCAAAATAGAAAAGACTGAGACGATTGAACGTGAAGTCCCAATCGTACGACGCAAAGAAGTTGAGAAACCTGGAAAGCTTACCCTGATTGGCGAGGCTTATGAAATTTTGACTGATTCCAATGTGCGGCTCGGTCCTTCAATGGATTATGACGTTGCAAAGGTGCTGAAAAAAGGAAGCGTTGTCCTTGCTGTAGGTCAGGTAAAGGGTAAGAACTGGATTTTGGTGAACCAAAATCGCCAAGCCATTGGTTACATCCATGCTTCACTTATCGGCAAAGAAGGTACATTGGAGAAGCAGAAAGTCGCAGCCAAAGAACCCGCTGTCATGACTCCTGCCCACGACTTAGACGCCCTTTCCGAGGACCTGCAAACAGCTAAAGCTGTACGCCCTGCTGTAGATCTCGATGAAATGGTCGCAAGCTACCCTGATGACGAAACGACCGAAGACCTCATTGCTGAACGAGTCGAGGTTGAGGCTCCGGCCCGTACCGTGACAATGAAAGTGTCCACTCCTAAGGGCGAGGAAGAAAAGACCGTTGTCGCCAGTAAAGGCACTGATGGCGCTTGGGAGATTCTGTAG
- a CDS encoding AlpA family phage regulatory protein, with product MSQDFPQVGFVRLPQILSVIPVSASTWWRGVKSGKYPGPVKLGERTTAWRVEDILDLIDSLSKKAEGV from the coding sequence ATGTCTCAAGATTTTCCGCAAGTGGGCTTTGTTCGTTTGCCCCAAATTCTTTCTGTTATTCCTGTTAGCGCGTCCACTTGGTGGCGAGGGGTTAAGTCTGGGAAATATCCTGGACCGGTGAAACTCGGAGAGCGGACCACGGCTTGGCGTGTTGAAGATATTTTGGATTTAATCGATTCCCTTTCCAAGAAGGCGGAGGGAGTATGA
- the umuD gene encoding translesion error-prone DNA polymerase V autoproteolytic subunit encodes MGKLTDKGCFTLPLAGEAVPAGFPSPAEEYLERPLDLNEYVAPRPEATFFVRASGDSMTGAGIFHDDILVVDRSQHPVPGNVVIAFIDGEFTVKRLVRNENGLVLLPENPEYSPILLTPETDFEIWGVVRHVVHKV; translated from the coding sequence CACCCTGCCGCTGGCCGGAGAAGCTGTTCCGGCCGGTTTTCCATCTCCTGCGGAAGAGTATCTGGAGCGCCCGCTGGATCTGAACGAATATGTTGCCCCACGACCGGAAGCGACATTTTTTGTTCGTGCGTCCGGGGACTCCATGACTGGTGCCGGAATTTTCCACGATGATATTCTCGTCGTGGACAGATCACAGCATCCGGTGCCGGGAAATGTTGTCATAGCCTTTATTGATGGAGAATTCACCGTGAAGCGACTTGTGCGAAACGAAAACGGACTGGTGCTGCTCCCGGAAAACCCGGAGTACTCCCCTATTCTGCTGACCCCGGAAACCGATTTTGAAATCTGGGGTGTCGTACGCCATGTGGTGCATAAAGTCTGA